The following are from one region of the Novosphingobium aureum genome:
- a CDS encoding patatin-like phospholipase family protein has product MNRSCRNGLDIALQGGGAHGAFTWGVLDRLLEDEDIGITAVSGASAGAVNAAVLASGLANGGREGARRALSDFWEALNRVSRDSGPLIPLMEAFPLTFQALSNWWSTMFGNVSLPSSPEMGAASQQALRSLLEEHIDFDALRHGEAPRLFLSATDVRNGNARIFRNEEMSADVLLASACLPLFFPPVTIDGVDYWDGGYSANPPIMPLVQESPCDDLLLVTINPTSREETPRSSSEITNRLTELSFNQTLIKDLRGLVLVQGEVSPLHFGKGLLATVKRLRIHEIHDEETLSAMPAQSKLTPLREMLLLLHGKGREAAEAWLAGDGRMLGKKGTARIAERYGPK; this is encoded by the coding sequence GTGAACCGATCGTGCAGGAACGGCCTCGACATTGCCTTGCAGGGCGGCGGTGCGCATGGCGCCTTTACCTGGGGCGTGCTCGATCGCCTGCTCGAGGACGAGGACATCGGCATCACTGCGGTCAGCGGGGCAAGCGCGGGCGCGGTCAATGCCGCGGTTCTGGCCAGCGGGCTGGCAAACGGCGGCCGCGAGGGCGCGCGCCGTGCCTTGAGTGACTTCTGGGAAGCGCTCAACCGCGTGAGCCGCGATTCGGGACCGCTGATCCCGCTGATGGAAGCCTTTCCGCTGACCTTCCAGGCGCTTTCGAACTGGTGGTCGACGATGTTCGGCAATGTCTCCTTGCCAAGCTCACCGGAGATGGGCGCTGCCTCGCAGCAGGCGCTGCGCTCGCTGCTGGAGGAGCACATCGACTTTGATGCGCTGCGCCATGGCGAGGCTCCGCGCCTGTTCCTCTCGGCCACCGACGTGCGCAACGGCAATGCACGTATCTTCCGCAATGAGGAAATGAGCGCGGATGTCCTGCTCGCCTCTGCCTGCCTGCCCTTGTTCTTTCCGCCGGTCACGATCGACGGCGTCGACTACTGGGACGGTGGCTATAGCGCCAACCCGCCGATCATGCCGCTGGTCCAGGAAAGTCCTTGCGACGACTTGCTGCTGGTGACGATCAATCCCACGTCGCGCGAGGAGACACCGCGCAGTTCGAGCGAGATCACCAACCGCCTCACCGAACTCAGTTTCAACCAGACACTGATCAAGGACCTGCGCGGGCTTGTGCTGGTGCAAGGCGAGGTCTCGCCGCTGCATTTCGGCAAGGGTCTGCTGGCCACGGTCAAGCGGCTGCGCATTCACGAGATCCACGACGAGGAGACCTTGTCGGCGATGCCGGCGCAGTCCAAGCTTACGCCCTTGCGCGAGATGCTCCTGCTCCTGCATGGCAAGGGACGCGAGGCCGCCGAGGCCTGGCTCGCTGGCGACGGGCGCATGCTGGGGAAGAAGGGGACCGCGCGCATTGCCGAGCGCTACGGACCGAAGTAG
- a CDS encoding IlvD/Edd family dehydratase, whose product MTDTPKPKLRSRAWFDNPANIDMTALYLERYLNFGISLEELRSGKPIIGIAQSGSDLSPCNRHHLVLAERVREGIREAGGIPMEFPVHPIQETGKRPGAALDRNLAYLGLVELMYGYPLDGVVLTIGCDKTTPAALMAAATVNIPAIALSVGPMLNGWHKGERTGSGTIVWKARELLAAGKLDDEGFIKLVASSAPSTGYCNTMGTATTMNSLTEALGMSLPGSAAIPAPYRDRQECAWRTGKRIVDMVHEDLKPSDILTLDAFHNAIRVNSAIGGSTNAPIHLAALARHIGVELPLTDWEDKGHKIPLLVNLQPAGEYLGEDYYHAGGVPAVVAQLMGQGLINEGAMTVNGQTIGDNCRDATIEDENVIKPFDQPLKAEAGFIVMTGNLFDQAIMKTSVISDEFRARYLSNPDDPEAFEGPAVVFDGPEDYHARIDDPSVGITTDTLLFMRGAGPIGYPGAAEVVNMRPPSYLITEGVGALPCIGDGRQSGTSGSPSILNASPEAAAMGGLALIQSGDSVRMDLRKGRVDVLISDEEMAQRKADLEARGGYPYPASQTPWQEIQRSMVGQMNTGMILEGTEKFQQIHQTRGLPRDNH is encoded by the coding sequence ATGACTGATACTCCCAAGCCCAAGCTGCGCTCGCGTGCCTGGTTCGACAACCCTGCCAACATCGACATGACCGCGCTCTACCTCGAGCGTTACCTCAACTTCGGCATCAGCCTCGAGGAACTGCGCTCGGGCAAGCCGATCATCGGTATCGCCCAGTCGGGCAGCGACCTGTCGCCCTGCAACCGCCACCACCTGGTGCTGGCCGAGCGCGTGCGCGAAGGCATCCGCGAGGCCGGCGGCATTCCAATGGAATTCCCGGTCCACCCGATCCAGGAAACCGGCAAGCGCCCGGGCGCCGCGCTCGACCGCAACCTGGCCTACCTCGGCCTCGTCGAGCTCATGTACGGCTACCCGCTCGACGGCGTCGTGCTGACCATCGGCTGCGACAAGACCACGCCGGCCGCCCTCATGGCCGCTGCCACCGTCAACATCCCGGCGATCGCGCTTTCGGTCGGCCCGATGCTCAACGGCTGGCACAAGGGCGAGCGCACCGGTTCGGGCACGATCGTGTGGAAGGCGCGCGAACTGCTCGCCGCGGGCAAGCTCGATGACGAGGGCTTCATCAAGCTCGTCGCCTCCTCGGCGCCCTCGACCGGCTACTGCAACACCATGGGCACGGCGACGACGATGAACTCGCTGACCGAGGCGCTGGGAATGTCGCTGCCCGGCTCGGCCGCGATCCCCGCGCCTTACCGTGATCGCCAGGAATGCGCATGGCGCACCGGCAAGCGCATCGTCGACATGGTGCACGAGGACCTCAAGCCTTCGGACATCCTGACGCTCGACGCCTTCCACAACGCGATCCGCGTCAACTCGGCCATCGGCGGTTCGACCAACGCGCCGATCCACCTCGCTGCCCTCGCCCGCCACATCGGCGTCGAGCTCCCGCTCACCGACTGGGAGGACAAGGGCCACAAGATCCCGCTGCTGGTGAACCTGCAGCCCGCCGGTGAATACCTCGGCGAGGATTACTACCATGCGGGCGGCGTGCCTGCGGTTGTCGCACAGCTGATGGGCCAGGGGCTCATCAACGAGGGCGCGATGACCGTCAACGGCCAGACCATCGGCGACAACTGCCGCGATGCGACGATCGAGGACGAGAACGTCATCAAGCCGTTCGACCAGCCGCTCAAGGCCGAGGCAGGCTTCATCGTCATGACCGGCAACCTGTTCGACCAGGCGATCATGAAGACCTCGGTGATCTCGGACGAGTTCCGTGCTCGCTATCTCTCGAACCCCGACGATCCGGAAGCCTTCGAAGGCCCAGCCGTGGTCTTCGACGGTCCCGAGGACTACCACGCGCGTATCGACGATCCGTCGGTCGGCATCACCACCGACACGCTGCTGTTCATGCGCGGCGCAGGCCCGATCGGCTATCCCGGCGCTGCCGAAGTCGTCAACATGCGCCCGCCCAGCTACCTCATCACCGAGGGCGTGGGCGCGCTGCCGTGCATCGGCGACGGGCGCCAGTCGGGTACTTCGGGCAGCCCCTCGATCCTCAACGCCTCGCCCGAAGCGGCGGCGATGGGCGGTCTTGCGCTGATCCAGTCGGGTGACAGCGTGCGCATGGACCTGCGCAAGGGCCGCGTCGACGTGCTGATCTCCGACGAGGAGATGGCACAGCGCAAGGCCGATCTCGAAGCGCGCGGTGGCTATCCCTACCCCGCCTCGCAGACGCCATGGCAGGAAATCCAGCGCTCCATGGTCGGGCAGATGAACACGGGCATGATCCTCGAGGGAACCGAGAAGTTCCAGCAGATCCACCAGACCCGCGGCCTGCCCCGCGACAACCACTGA
- a CDS encoding aldehyde dehydrogenase (NADP(+)): MTEFRSVAAASGEAYGDAFAVHGPEDVAKACAAAAAAFDTYRATDRETRAAFLERIADEIQALGEPLFEAYMTESGLPRGRAEGECGRTCGQLRMFAGVVRKGQWLQMRIDPAMPDRAPLPRPDLRLRMIPVGPVAVFGASNFPLAFSTAGGDTASALAAGCPVVVKGHPAHPITGSMIAQAISKAVADSGLPEGVFQHLVGPSNELGAALVQNPNIMAVGFTGSRAGGLALTKLAQAREVPIPVYAEMSAVNPVLLLPEALKARGEALGNAFVGSLCMSAGQFCTNPGLVLAIEGEGLDAFLAAAGGAVSEAKPQTMLTTGIAAAYAKGVEKLSAAPGIEQVAKGEEGTRTTGGAVLFKATAEQFLADKALGEEVFGASSVVVVCKDEAELKTVLEGLEGQLTATLHMDEADEALASRVLPVLERKVGRILANGWPTGVEVCHAMVHGGPFPSTTDPRSTSVGSLAIDRFLRPVSYQNLAQGLLPPELRDDAKGDGAPRLIDGTLTLN, from the coding sequence ATGACCGAATTTCGTTCCGTAGCAGCCGCCAGCGGCGAAGCTTACGGCGATGCCTTCGCCGTTCACGGCCCCGAAGATGTGGCCAAGGCCTGCGCTGCAGCGGCAGCCGCCTTCGACACCTATCGCGCGACCGACCGCGAGACGCGTGCCGCCTTCCTCGAGCGAATCGCCGACGAGATCCAGGCCCTGGGCGAGCCGCTGTTCGAAGCCTACATGACCGAGAGCGGTCTGCCGCGCGGTCGCGCCGAAGGTGAATGCGGCCGTACCTGCGGCCAGCTGCGCATGTTCGCAGGCGTCGTGCGCAAGGGCCAGTGGCTGCAGATGCGCATCGATCCCGCGATGCCCGACCGCGCCCCGCTGCCGCGCCCCGATCTGCGCCTGCGCATGATCCCGGTCGGCCCGGTCGCCGTGTTCGGTGCCTCGAACTTCCCGCTCGCATTTTCGACCGCGGGCGGTGACACCGCCTCGGCGCTCGCCGCCGGTTGCCCGGTCGTCGTCAAGGGCCACCCCGCGCACCCGATCACCGGCAGCATGATTGCCCAGGCGATCAGCAAGGCGGTTGCCGACTCGGGTCTGCCCGAGGGCGTCTTCCAGCACCTCGTCGGTCCCTCGAACGAGCTGGGCGCTGCGCTGGTCCAGAACCCCAACATCATGGCGGTCGGCTTCACCGGCTCGCGTGCGGGCGGTCTTGCCCTCACCAAGCTGGCGCAGGCCCGTGAAGTGCCGATCCCGGTCTACGCCGAGATGTCGGCGGTGAACCCGGTCCTGCTGCTTCCCGAGGCGCTCAAGGCGCGCGGCGAGGCCCTGGGCAACGCCTTCGTCGGTTCGCTGTGCATGAGCGCCGGCCAGTTCTGCACCAACCCCGGCCTCGTTCTCGCCATCGAGGGCGAAGGGCTCGACGCGTTCCTCGCCGCTGCCGGCGGCGCCGTGAGCGAAGCCAAGCCGCAGACCATGCTGACCACCGGCATCGCCGCGGCCTATGCCAAGGGCGTCGAGAAGCTCTCGGCTGCACCGGGCATCGAGCAGGTCGCCAAGGGCGAAGAAGGCACCCGCACCACCGGCGGCGCCGTACTGTTCAAGGCTACTGCCGAGCAGTTCCTCGCCGACAAGGCGCTGGGCGAAGAGGTCTTCGGTGCCTCCTCGGTCGTCGTCGTGTGCAAGGACGAGGCGGAGCTCAAGACCGTCCTCGAGGGGCTGGAAGGCCAGCTCACCGCCACGCTGCACATGGACGAGGCCGACGAGGCGCTCGCCTCGCGCGTCCTGCCCGTGCTCGAGCGCAAGGTCGGTCGCATCCTCGCCAACGGCTGGCCCACCGGCGTCGAAGTGTGCCACGCGATGGTCCACGGCGGTCCGTTCCCCTCGACCACCGATCCGCGCTCGACCTCGGTCGGCAGCCTCGCGATCGACCGCTTCCTGCGTCCGGTCAGCTACCAGAACCTCGCGCAGGGCCTGCTTCCGCCCGAACTGCGCGACGATGCCAAGGGTGACGGTGCGCCGCGCCTGATCGACGGCACTCTGACCCTCAACTAA
- a CDS encoding SMP-30/gluconolactonase/LRE family protein, which yields MTAWRKIEREERDTLGEGALWSARDQALYWVDILAPALNRMTLADGTIRRWALDEPLGWVAEDLSGTLVGGFQSGFKRLVLEPFGVTAISDPEPDLPGNRMNDGKADRHGAIWCGTMDMAEEHARGSLYRLAPDGTCAVMDSDYMVPNGPAFSPCGRWLYHSDTARRTTYRFALDENGLPSGKEVFLKFEEGDGYPDGMTCDAEGYLWVAHWDGARISRFAPDGTLERTIPLPAQRITNIAFAGPDLDRMFVTSAATGLPDSAYDGALFEVDSGVRGVAAGVFAG from the coding sequence ATGACCGCATGGCGCAAAATCGAGCGCGAAGAGCGCGACACGCTGGGCGAAGGCGCCTTGTGGAGCGCGCGCGATCAGGCGCTCTACTGGGTCGACATCCTCGCCCCCGCACTCAATCGCATGACCCTGGCCGATGGCACGATCCGGCGCTGGGCGCTGGACGAACCGCTCGGCTGGGTCGCGGAAGATCTTTCCGGTACGCTTGTCGGCGGCTTCCAGAGCGGCTTCAAGCGCCTCGTCCTCGAGCCCTTCGGTGTAACCGCGATTTCCGATCCCGAGCCCGACCTGCCCGGCAACCGCATGAACGACGGCAAGGCCGATCGCCATGGCGCGATCTGGTGCGGGACCATGGACATGGCCGAGGAACACGCACGCGGCTCGCTCTATCGCCTCGCGCCCGACGGCACCTGCGCGGTCATGGACAGCGACTACATGGTGCCCAACGGCCCTGCATTCTCGCCTTGCGGGCGCTGGCTCTACCACTCCGACACGGCGCGGCGCACGACCTATCGCTTTGCGCTCGACGAAAACGGCCTGCCCTCGGGCAAGGAAGTGTTCCTGAAGTTCGAGGAAGGCGACGGCTATCCCGACGGAATGACCTGCGATGCAGAAGGATATCTGTGGGTCGCGCACTGGGACGGCGCGCGGATCAGCCGCTTCGCGCCCGACGGAACGCTCGAGCGGACGATCCCCCTGCCCGCGCAGCGCATTACCAACATCGCCTTTGCCGGGCCGGACCTCGACCGCATGTTCGTGACCTCGGCCGCGACCGGTTTGCCGGATAGCGCATACGACGGCGCGCTGTTCGAGGTCGATAGCGGCGTGCGGGGCGTGGCTGCCGGGGTCTTTGCGGGGTAA
- a CDS encoding sugar MFS transporter — MPSLGSSTNTPASVAQEPGVRYGPALSLLASLFFMWGFITVINNTLLPHLRSVFELNYTQTTLIESVWFIAYFVASIPSAKLIEKVGYKKSLVIGLLTMAAGALGMMLAATIPSYGVTLVMLFVIASGITLLQVAANPYVAVCGKPETASSRLNLVQAMNSAGTMLAPMFGAYLILGRSKGGTAEAGTVLTQAERMADAQSVILPYALVAGVLVILAVVIAKFPLPSMQSQNEGAKEKRSRIINPELFKHRNLVFGIPAIFIYLIAEIGVGNLFINFVSRPDIGNMSLEQAGHYLTFLWGGMMVGRFVGSAIMQRFDAAHVLAVFAIGAFITMIVTTFSSGHTAMWALILVGLFHSIMFPTIFTLGIKGLGPLTEEASGLLVMAIAGGALVFVQGWIADSYDLQTSFLLTAACELYVLFYALWGSKPTHAEPDVVAEAAPAE, encoded by the coding sequence ATGCCCAGCCTGGGATCTTCCACTAATACGCCTGCGTCGGTCGCGCAGGAACCCGGCGTGCGCTACGGCCCCGCGCTGAGCCTGCTTGCAAGCCTGTTCTTCATGTGGGGCTTCATCACCGTCATCAACAATACGCTGCTGCCGCATCTGCGCAGCGTGTTCGAGCTGAACTACACGCAGACCACGCTGATCGAGTCGGTCTGGTTCATCGCCTACTTCGTCGCCTCGATCCCTTCGGCCAAGCTGATCGAGAAGGTCGGCTACAAGAAGTCGCTGGTGATCGGCCTGCTGACGATGGCTGCCGGTGCGCTGGGCATGATGCTGGCCGCGACGATCCCTTCCTACGGGGTCACGCTGGTCATGCTCTTCGTCATCGCCAGCGGCATCACCCTGCTGCAGGTGGCGGCAAACCCCTACGTTGCGGTCTGCGGCAAGCCCGAGACGGCGTCCTCGCGCCTCAATCTGGTACAGGCGATGAACTCGGCGGGCACTATGCTCGCGCCGATGTTCGGCGCCTACCTGATCCTGGGTCGCTCCAAGGGCGGCACGGCCGAGGCCGGTACGGTCCTGACCCAGGCCGAGCGCATGGCCGACGCACAGTCGGTGATCCTGCCCTATGCACTGGTCGCCGGTGTGCTGGTGATCCTCGCCGTGGTCATCGCGAAGTTCCCGCTGCCCTCGATGCAGTCGCAGAATGAAGGCGCAAAGGAAAAGCGTAGCCGCATCATCAATCCCGAGCTGTTCAAGCACCGCAACCTGGTGTTCGGCATCCCGGCAATCTTCATCTATCTCATCGCCGAGATCGGCGTGGGCAACCTGTTCATCAACTTCGTCAGCCGTCCCGACATTGGCAACATGTCGCTCGAGCAGGCAGGCCACTACCTGACCTTCCTGTGGGGCGGCATGATGGTCGGTCGTTTCGTCGGCTCGGCGATCATGCAGCGCTTCGATGCCGCGCACGTGCTCGCCGTTTTCGCGATCGGCGCGTTCATCACCATGATCGTAACGACCTTCTCCTCGGGTCATACCGCGATGTGGGCGCTGATCCTGGTCGGACTTTTCCACTCGATCATGTTCCCGACGATCTTCACGCTGGGCATCAAGGGCCTCGGCCCGCTGACCGAGGAGGCCTCGGGCCTGCTGGTCATGGCGATTGCCGGTGGCGCGCTGGTCTTCGTGCAGGGCTGGATCGCGGACTCCTACGACCTGCAGACTTCGTTCCTGCTGACTGCGGCCTGCGAGCTCTACGTCCTGTTCTATGCGCTGTGGGGTTCCAAGCCCACGCACGCCGAGCCCGACGTGGTCGCCGAGGCTGCTCCGGCCGAGTAG
- a CDS encoding sensor domain-containing diguanylate cyclase — MRSRLRTDYTPAVWSILAGVVYFTLAILALLLTEGVDGTASVWPSSGVAIAALLLAQRRQRLWLLAIIALASLGANLFSGMTPGLSVAFTAANVIEAFIGYIAIRHINRRGETIYNLHSVIEFCFAAILTASASGVLAVLLSGSAPGLMLVSWITTVALGIMIVVPLVLNLANGLHAIPDVPLSTWAKSLAVLAIVGLVAYVSFHQTAFPLLFLPLLAVTTATYLLGPNGASCSILMIAAIGSAETIAGHGPIHLMRVNSAEAHVLMLQTYLFALLLAALPLAALLNTRDRSLAHISRSKRWLEMAESFAHVGHWRLDLLLQEVFWSDEVFRIHGLEVGDNVALANAVDFYHPEDRARVNECLARAISQIEPFRLEARIIRRDGEVRYVASRGEIEFGADGKPLAIFGIFQDITERTLATMKLANARELAEQQADLAMILAQTDPLTGIANRRSTLAVLDEAVKSACDNGTPLSVAILDIDHFKSINDRFGHGVGDEVIKTVARKCTAFIRTSDSAGRIGGEEFVLVLPGAGPDIAEVVGERVRQSIEEHCWGDQGPQQVTASIGLATFRAGMSAEVLLEQADKALYRAKSDGRNLLRIAA; from the coding sequence ATGAGAAGTCGCCTCAGAACAGATTACACACCGGCTGTCTGGTCGATCCTCGCAGGCGTTGTCTATTTCACGCTCGCGATCCTTGCGCTCCTTCTGACCGAGGGGGTCGACGGGACTGCCAGCGTCTGGCCTTCCAGCGGCGTCGCCATCGCGGCCCTGCTGCTCGCTCAACGACGCCAGCGCCTCTGGCTGCTCGCGATCATCGCACTGGCAAGCCTGGGCGCGAACCTGTTCTCTGGCATGACACCGGGCCTCTCCGTGGCCTTCACTGCCGCCAACGTGATCGAGGCTTTCATCGGTTACATCGCGATCCGCCACATCAATCGGCGCGGGGAGACGATCTACAACCTGCATTCCGTCATCGAATTCTGCTTTGCCGCGATCCTCACAGCCAGCGCCAGCGGCGTACTCGCTGTGCTGCTGTCCGGCAGTGCTCCTGGACTGATGCTGGTAAGCTGGATCACCACCGTGGCGCTGGGCATCATGATCGTGGTCCCGCTTGTCCTCAACCTTGCCAACGGTCTCCACGCGATCCCGGATGTACCGCTGAGCACATGGGCGAAATCGCTGGCTGTCCTGGCGATTGTCGGGCTGGTTGCCTACGTATCATTCCACCAGACCGCATTCCCGCTTCTCTTCCTGCCGCTACTGGCCGTGACCACCGCGACCTACCTGCTCGGTCCCAATGGTGCCAGCTGCTCCATCCTGATGATCGCAGCTATCGGCTCGGCCGAGACCATCGCCGGGCACGGTCCGATCCACCTGATGCGGGTAAACAGTGCCGAGGCGCATGTGCTCATGCTGCAGACCTACCTTTTCGCGCTGCTGCTGGCTGCGCTGCCGCTGGCGGCCCTGCTCAACACCCGCGATCGCTCGCTCGCCCATATCAGCCGTTCCAAGCGCTGGCTGGAGATGGCCGAGAGCTTTGCCCATGTCGGTCACTGGCGGCTCGACCTTTTGCTTCAGGAGGTTTTCTGGTCGGACGAAGTCTTCCGCATCCACGGCCTTGAAGTGGGCGACAATGTCGCACTCGCCAATGCCGTCGACTTCTATCACCCCGAGGACCGCGCACGCGTCAACGAGTGCCTCGCTCGCGCTATCAGCCAGATCGAGCCGTTCAGGCTCGAGGCTCGCATCATCCGTCGCGACGGCGAGGTTCGCTACGTTGCGAGCCGCGGCGAGATCGAATTCGGTGCCGACGGCAAGCCGCTCGCCATCTTCGGCATCTTTCAGGACATCACCGAGCGCACGCTGGCCACGATGAAGCTCGCCAATGCCCGCGAGCTTGCCGAACAGCAGGCCGACCTCGCGATGATTCTCGCCCAGACCGACCCGCTTACCGGCATCGCCAACCGACGCAGCACGCTCGCGGTGCTCGACGAGGCGGTCAAGTCTGCTTGCGACAACGGGACCCCGCTCTCGGTGGCGATCCTCGACATCGACCACTTCAAGTCTATCAATGACCGCTTCGGTCACGGCGTCGGCGACGAGGTGATCAAGACGGTCGCACGCAAGTGCACCGCCTTCATCCGCACCAGCGATTCCGCCGGACGCATCGGGGGCGAGGAATTCGTGCTCGTCCTGCCCGGCGCCGGTCCGGACATCGCCGAGGTGGTCGGCGAGCGCGTGCGCCAGTCGATCGAGGAGCACTGCTGGGGCGACCAAGGGCCGCAGCAGGTCACCGCCAGCATCGGCCTTGCAACTTTCCGCGCCGGAATGAGCGCCGAAGTCCTGCTCGAACAGGCTGACAAGGCGCTGTACCGGGCCAAGAGCGACGGTCGCAATCTGCTGCGCATCGCAGCTTGA
- a CDS encoding aldose epimerase family protein, producing the protein MTSIAAPALLGLALLPATPAVAAEATRASAGALDDGTQVESVTLTAENGVSATILSFGATLWKFMAPDREGKVADITLGYDDIQSYKDKPNYWGATVGRYANRIGNATFSLDGKTYTLPGNDHGQSLHGGGKGFDVQNWTVEKVKSGPVASAVFTLTSPDGDSGYPGTVKARVTYSLDENGALQIVFDATTDKPTIINMTNHAIFNMAGEGAPQGAMDNVLKVPASHYTPVSATLIPTGELAPVEGTPFDFRAGKAMHEGLRDGTDQQIVYGRGVDHNFALDKGLTKKPELAATLADPESGRVLEVLTTEPGLQVYAGNFLDGTYIGKQGHLYRMGDGIALEPQKFPDAPNHSNFVSARVDPGKPYRHVMVYRVSVER; encoded by the coding sequence GTGACTTCGATCGCGGCCCCGGCACTGCTGGGCCTCGCCCTGCTCCCTGCGACTCCGGCAGTCGCCGCCGAGGCGACCCGCGCCAGCGCGGGCGCGCTCGATGACGGCACTCAGGTCGAATCCGTGACCCTCACCGCCGAGAACGGCGTCTCGGCGACGATCCTCTCGTTCGGCGCGACCTTGTGGAAGTTCATGGCGCCCGATCGCGAAGGCAAGGTGGCCGACATCACGCTGGGCTACGACGACATCCAGTCCTACAAGGACAAGCCCAATTACTGGGGCGCGACGGTAGGCCGCTATGCCAACCGCATCGGCAACGCGACGTTCTCGCTCGACGGCAAGACCTACACCCTGCCCGGCAACGATCACGGCCAGTCGCTGCACGGCGGCGGCAAGGGCTTCGACGTGCAGAACTGGACGGTCGAGAAGGTCAAGTCGGGCCCGGTCGCGAGCGCGGTGTTCACCCTGACCAGCCCCGATGGCGATTCGGGCTACCCCGGCACGGTCAAGGCGCGCGTCACCTATTCGCTCGACGAGAACGGCGCGTTGCAGATCGTGTTCGACGCGACCACCGACAAGCCGACCATCATCAACATGACCAACCACGCCATCTTCAACATGGCGGGCGAAGGTGCGCCGCAAGGCGCGATGGACAACGTGCTGAAGGTCCCGGCCAGCCACTATACCCCGGTGAGCGCGACGCTGATCCCGACCGGCGAGCTTGCGCCTGTCGAGGGCACCCCGTTCGACTTCCGCGCCGGCAAGGCGATGCACGAGGGCCTGCGCGACGGCACCGACCAGCAGATCGTCTACGGCCGCGGCGTCGACCACAACTTCGCGCTCGACAAGGGCCTGACCAAGAAGCCCGAACTGGCCGCGACGCTCGCCGACCCTGAATCGGGCCGCGTGCTCGAAGTGCTGACCACCGAACCGGGCCTGCAGGTCTACGCTGGCAACTTCCTCGACGGCACTTATATCGGCAAGCAGGGCCACCTTTACCGTATGGGCGACGGCATCGCGCTTGAACCCCAGAAATTCCCGGATGCTCCCAACCACTCCAACTTCGTCTCGGCCCGCGTCGATCCCGGCAAGCCCTACCGGCATGTCATGGTCTACCGCGTGTCGGTCGAGCGTTGA
- a CDS encoding FadR/GntR family transcriptional regulator: MKQDDASAQDDASKPAGSPRGPGRRLHGAIVHKLGTDILSGKYAPGDVLSGEVAFAEELKVSRSAYREAIQVLTAKGLVASRPKAGTRVLPRDRWNLLDPEVLGWAFAGEPDIDFVRSLFELRAIVEPAAARFAARRRDKDDLKTMREALTAMRRHTLTTEAGRAADRDFHNAILQATRNDALMVLSASIGAAVNWTTQFKQRARDLPRNPIPDHVRVYDAIAAGDEAAAAEAMNVLVDLALDDTRSAMAQPDAA, encoded by the coding sequence TTGAAACAAGATGACGCGAGCGCTCAGGACGACGCAAGCAAACCGGCGGGCTCTCCCCGCGGTCCGGGCCGACGCCTTCACGGAGCGATCGTGCACAAGCTGGGTACGGATATATTATCCGGCAAGTATGCACCCGGAGATGTTTTGTCAGGCGAGGTCGCCTTTGCCGAGGAACTGAAGGTTTCGCGCAGCGCCTATCGCGAGGCGATCCAGGTACTGACGGCCAAGGGCCTCGTCGCCAGCCGCCCCAAGGCGGGAACCCGCGTTCTGCCCCGCGACCGCTGGAACCTGCTCGACCCCGAGGTTCTGGGCTGGGCATTCGCGGGCGAACCCGACATCGATTTCGTGCGCTCCTTGTTCGAACTGCGCGCCATCGTCGAACCCGCCGCCGCTCGCTTTGCCGCGCGTCGGCGCGACAAGGACGACCTCAAGACGATGCGCGAGGCGCTCACCGCCATGCGCCGCCACACCCTCACCACCGAAGCGGGGCGCGCCGCCGACCGCGATTTCCACAATGCGATCCTGCAAGCCACGCGCAACGATGCGCTGATGGTGCTCAGCGCCTCCATCGGTGCGGCGGTGAACTGGACGACCCAGTTCAAACAGCGCGCCCGCGACCTTCCACGCAACCCGATCCCCGACCACGTGCGCGTCTATGACGCGATCGCCGCCGGCGACGAGGCCGCGGCAGCCGAGGCGATGAACGTACTCGTCGACCTTGCGCTCGACGATACCCGCAGCGCCATGGCCCAGCCCGACGCGGCCTGA